In the Flavobacterium sp. J372 genome, one interval contains:
- a CDS encoding CoA pyrophosphatase: MTFAEFTKYIPKILQQQLPGGTAHLKMAPLGRPVSLPEAEYEKLKPKKSAVMMLAYPKAGEAHIVLIKRNTYPGIHSAQISFPGGKAEPEDKDFMATALRETFEEVGIAQSEIEVVMPFSEIYIPPSNFLVYPFLGLLTEEPVFAPNPAEVSEIIEMPMSVFLDDSTIAEMPMQTSYKQHIMVPSFIIEGNIVWGATAMILSELKETIKTAIK; encoded by the coding sequence ATGACATTTGCCGAATTTACTAAATATATACCGAAAATACTACAGCAGCAGCTTCCGGGGGGCACAGCACATCTTAAAATGGCTCCGTTGGGTAGACCTGTCTCATTGCCGGAAGCTGAATATGAAAAGCTTAAGCCCAAAAAATCGGCCGTGATGATGCTGGCTTATCCAAAGGCAGGGGAAGCTCATATTGTACTGATAAAGCGAAATACATACCCGGGAATACACTCGGCACAAATATCTTTCCCTGGCGGTAAGGCAGAGCCGGAAGACAAAGATTTTATGGCGACAGCGCTGCGAGAGACTTTTGAGGAAGTAGGCATAGCGCAGAGCGAAATTGAGGTAGTAATGCCCTTCAGTGAAATTTACATACCGCCAAGCAACTTCCTGGTATATCCTTTTTTGGGCCTGCTGACAGAAGAGCCTGTATTTGCGCCCAACCCGGCTGAAGTTTCTGAAATCATAGAGATGCCGATGTCTGTTTTTCTTGATGACTCAACCATAGCTGAAATGCCAATGCAAACATCATACAAACAGCACATTATGGTTCCCTCATTTATCATTGAAGGAAATATTGTTTGGGGAGCTACTGCAATGATACTCAGCGAGCTTAAAGAAACCATAAAAACGGCTATAAAATAG
- a CDS encoding DUF4268 domain-containing protein has product MFSKAEAQKMKKDFWTAFAEAYPRKWLLYDTKIKDLSLKFYVDNKKAQVMIDIDSRDDAKRYDYFEKLESLKAILLEEYLPDAVFEKDFYLETGKAVSRVWVELPGISLYNMASWAATFRFFNITMDAFERFFYEYEDIIRG; this is encoded by the coding sequence ATGTTCAGTAAGGCGGAAGCGCAAAAAATGAAGAAGGATTTCTGGACGGCTTTTGCCGAAGCCTATCCCCGTAAATGGCTTTTGTATGATACCAAAATAAAAGACCTGTCGCTTAAATTTTATGTAGACAATAAAAAGGCGCAGGTAATGATTGACATTGACAGCCGCGATGATGCCAAACGCTATGATTACTTTGAAAAACTGGAATCACTAAAAGCCATTTTGCTTGAAGAATACCTGCCTGATGCTGTTTTTGAAAAAGACTTTTACCTGGAAACCGGCAAGGCTGTAAGCCGCGTTTGGGTAGAGCTGCCGGGCATAAGCCTGTATAATATGGCCAGCTGGGCTGCAACCTTCAGGTTTTTTAATATCACCATGGATGCTTTTGAGCGCTTCTTCTATGAATATGAAGATATCATAAGGGGATAA
- a CDS encoding T9SS type B sorting domain-containing protein produces MGNGSLSFSASNLTQGSALLYKVYKMPNTTTPIAIIASGNFLGSLTSGTYRVVAIQALGNLSNEVQQEAYVANAIVPFDFELVSPNQNCGTAANIVVQGVSGIPAMCEIISGPVVKPLQTSNVFSNMPNGTYNVRAFDACGMGRVKTFTLATVNSVLTISEAALIEIPGVCDSITVSNTVSASTGVINYPLVVQHTLSPMSMSGQPIIINQVISSGAADIAEVTAVVPRYVTESYTYELKVTDNCNNIYEKDDNEVNPEIKLTLGAADAKCGYKYLTVTPSMHMAPYTISFITAPADFNPIAYNAAYQGPQTNTSLQFGSETNHVPLGNYTVEVTDACGRTKTESLVVEMSELSVSAKGTNNGCFSLFGRIRISIAGQKVVTATIISAPATYTQPLPKDVTSTISNAGVVTLNNLPLGVYTIEFTDDCGNTYVKDIEVPPYVEKNFNIATLPDCAANMGTVRFRSGNGDLNAAYVTAAPASFGHALPYNVTSLINSAGDLYINNLPEGTYTLKGTDVCGVTKELSVNVQGYRQPVNIVTYTANCGGFAVKVSDNSNGTEGGAFWLQKFNPATNTWGHPAGTGAAYVEGTNPTASNGIRLNNNATRSNLNFAGKFRVLKKFEAFGGGTATNTICVSVVSEFEYKDGLSVSNAYSLSCVGQPGDVYIEATGYPTAYKIIRKNGQPFLINNGSNNLFTNLEPADYVFQVEDACGNIIPKQFSLRTLPSIAEASKPTDVVNCDGDAEFDLTSKDADVLGPLPAAMYIITYHATQADADAGVNELPDFYTPGTDGKTIYARLVHREIPICHGTTSFKLFRGVTPDPQITTEGKVCNNNPIAITASAGYLSYTWSNGMTGRTIYVTEPGEYTVFVEKKYGNVTCQGFADVTIQASSTPKITKIETQDWSENDNSITIHATGADNIMYSIDGINFQEENTFTNLPMGKYDVYVKDDLSCGYDVKEVVLLYYPKYFTPNGDGIHDNWQIKYSILEPKMKVQIYDRYGKLITGFTGTNEGWDGTLNGQRLPSTDYWFVVTRADGREYKGHFAMIR; encoded by the coding sequence ATGGGTAACGGATCGTTATCATTTAGTGCATCAAACCTTACGCAGGGTTCTGCTTTGCTTTACAAGGTTTACAAAATGCCAAATACTACAACCCCAATAGCAATTATTGCTTCGGGCAACTTTTTAGGCAGCCTTACTTCAGGTACTTACCGGGTAGTAGCAATACAGGCATTGGGCAACTTATCAAACGAGGTGCAGCAGGAGGCTTATGTAGCAAATGCGATAGTACCATTTGATTTCGAACTTGTATCTCCAAACCAGAATTGTGGCACTGCAGCAAATATTGTTGTACAGGGAGTTTCTGGTATTCCGGCTATGTGCGAGATTATTTCGGGCCCTGTTGTGAAGCCATTGCAAACATCAAATGTGTTTTCTAATATGCCTAACGGTACTTATAATGTCAGGGCTTTTGATGCATGTGGCATGGGCAGGGTAAAAACTTTTACACTAGCTACGGTAAATTCTGTGCTTACAATATCTGAAGCGGCTTTAATTGAAATACCGGGAGTGTGTGATTCAATTACTGTAAGCAACACAGTATCTGCATCTACAGGTGTTATTAATTACCCTCTTGTTGTACAGCATACGCTTAGCCCGATGAGTATGTCAGGCCAGCCAATAATTATTAACCAGGTGATAAGCTCGGGTGCGGCGGACATTGCTGAAGTAACCGCTGTTGTTCCGCGATATGTGACTGAAAGCTACACTTACGAACTGAAGGTTACAGATAATTGTAATAACATTTATGAAAAGGATGATAATGAGGTAAATCCTGAAATTAAGCTTACTCTCGGTGCTGCTGATGCAAAATGCGGATATAAATATCTAACGGTTACTCCATCAATGCACATGGCGCCTTATACAATAAGCTTCATCACTGCTCCGGCAGACTTTAACCCAATTGCTTACAACGCTGCATACCAAGGCCCTCAAACAAATACTTCACTACAGTTTGGCAGCGAAACAAACCATGTACCGCTTGGAAATTACACTGTAGAGGTTACAGATGCCTGCGGCCGTACTAAAACAGAATCTCTAGTTGTAGAAATGTCTGAACTTTCAGTATCTGCCAAAGGTACAAACAATGGTTGTTTCTCGCTATTCGGCAGGATAAGGATAAGTATTGCAGGACAAAAGGTTGTTACCGCTACAATTATTTCAGCGCCTGCTACTTACACACAACCATTGCCTAAAGATGTTACATCTACTATCAGCAATGCCGGTGTTGTAACATTAAATAACCTTCCCCTGGGAGTATATACAATTGAATTTACTGATGATTGCGGCAACACATATGTTAAGGATATTGAAGTACCGCCATATGTAGAGAAAAACTTTAATATTGCTACATTGCCAGATTGTGCTGCAAATATGGGTACGGTACGTTTCCGCAGTGGCAATGGCGACCTGAATGCGGCCTACGTAACTGCTGCGCCTGCATCATTCGGCCACGCACTTCCGTACAACGTTACATCGCTTATTAACAGTGCGGGTGATTTGTATATCAATAATCTTCCTGAAGGAACTTACACTTTAAAAGGAACTGATGTTTGCGGCGTAACTAAAGAGCTTTCTGTAAATGTGCAGGGTTACCGCCAACCTGTAAATATTGTAACATATACAGCAAATTGCGGTGGCTTTGCAGTGAAGGTTTCTGATAACAGCAATGGTACTGAAGGCGGTGCATTCTGGCTTCAGAAGTTTAACCCTGCCACCAACACATGGGGCCATCCGGCAGGTACCGGTGCGGCATATGTTGAAGGTACTAACCCAACAGCTTCAAACGGTATCAGGCTTAATAACAACGCTACAAGGTCAAACCTGAACTTTGCAGGAAAATTCAGGGTGCTTAAAAAGTTTGAGGCTTTTGGCGGCGGCACTGCTACAAATACTATTTGTGTGAGTGTGGTATCTGAATTTGAATACAAAGATGGCCTTTCGGTATCAAATGCTTATTCACTGTCATGTGTGGGACAGCCCGGAGATGTTTACATTGAAGCCACAGGGTACCCAACGGCTTACAAGATCATCAGGAAAAACGGACAGCCATTCCTTATAAATAATGGCAGCAACAACCTGTTTACAAACCTTGAACCGGCTGATTATGTTTTCCAGGTTGAAGATGCATGCGGTAATATAATACCTAAACAATTCAGCCTTCGTACATTGCCATCAATCGCTGAAGCCAGCAAGCCTACAGATGTTGTGAATTGTGACGGTGATGCAGAATTTGATCTTACGTCTAAAGATGCCGACGTTCTTGGCCCGCTTCCGGCAGCTATGTACATCATTACATATCACGCCACACAGGCTGATGCTGATGCAGGTGTTAATGAGCTTCCTGATTTTTATACTCCGGGAACTGACGGCAAAACAATATACGCAAGGCTTGTACACAGGGAGATACCTATATGCCACGGCACTACCAGCTTCAAGCTGTTCCGCGGTGTAACGCCGGACCCGCAGATTACTACTGAAGGTAAAGTTTGTAACAATAACCCGATAGCGATTACAGCAAGTGCAGGATACCTTTCTTACACATGGTCTAACGGTATGACCGGCAGGACAATATATGTAACAGAGCCGGGTGAGTATACTGTATTTGTTGAGAAAAAATACGGTAATGTTACCTGCCAGGGTTTTGCTGATGTAACAATCCAGGCATCATCTACACCTAAGATTACCAAAATTGAAACTCAAGACTGGTCTGAGAACGATAACAGTATTACTATACATGCAACCGGCGCCGATAATATTATGTATTCGATAGACGGTATCAACTTCCAGGAAGAGAACACATTTACCAACCTACCGATGGGCAAATACGATGTGTATGTGAAAGACGATTTAAGCTGCGGCTATGACGTGAAAGAAGTAGTATTGTTATACTACCCTAAATACTTCACGCCAAACGGAGATGGTATACATGACAACTGGCAAATTAAATATTCTATACTTGAGCCGAAAATGAAAGTACAGATATATGACAGGTACGGAAAGCTTATAACAGGCTTTACAGGAACAAATGAAGGCTGGGACGGCACGCTAAACGGGCAGCGCCTGCCAAGTACAGATTATTGGTTTGTGGTAACACGGGCTGATGGACGCGAATACAAGGGGCATTTTGCAATGATCCGGTAA
- a CDS encoding helix-turn-helix transcriptional regulator: protein MEGTEIRERREKLGLTQKELADMIGSSRETVINYEKGRPIPKSKLDILKRVLAEDSEYAKPIKGQEVVKIGDNFENKNGNQFIELPNGQFYMLMPLAEFKIQAGFLSNYQDVDFLMDLSQHGILVDKPVQGRYVAFRVNGDSMDDGSSNAITRNSIVSTRELQRHLWEGKLRFKDFPYWVIYTTQSKMPLLKEITEHNVEEGYIVCHSLNDSPEFSDFRLHMNDIQALFYVIDVSKTVSRKMIY, encoded by the coding sequence ATGGAGGGGACAGAAATACGGGAAAGGCGCGAAAAGCTAGGGCTTACGCAGAAAGAACTGGCTGATATGATTGGGTCAAGCCGGGAGACAGTTATTAATTACGAAAAGGGCCGGCCGATACCAAAATCGAAACTGGATATACTCAAAAGGGTACTTGCCGAGGACAGCGAGTATGCGAAACCTATTAAAGGCCAGGAGGTTGTAAAGATTGGTGATAACTTTGAGAACAAGAACGGCAACCAGTTCATTGAATTGCCGAATGGACAGTTTTACATGCTCATGCCGTTGGCAGAATTCAAGATACAGGCAGGTTTCCTGTCAAATTATCAAGACGTTGACTTTTTGATGGACCTGAGTCAGCATGGCATTTTAGTGGATAAACCGGTGCAGGGCAGGTATGTGGCCTTCCGGGTAAACGGTGACAGCATGGATGACGGCAGCAGTAATGCCATCACGCGCAACAGTATTGTTTCAACGCGTGAGTTGCAACGGCATTTATGGGAGGGTAAACTTCGTTTTAAAGATTTTCCGTATTGGGTTATTTACACCACACAGTCAAAAATGCCGCTTTTGAAAGAAATTACTGAACACAATGTTGAGGAAGGTTATATAGTTTGCCATTCGTTGAATGACAGCCCCGAGTTTTCAGACTTCAGGCTTCACATGAATGATATACAGGCACTTTTTTACGTTATTGATGTGAGCAAGACTGTGAGCCGAAAGATGATTTATTAA
- a CDS encoding phage terminase large subunit — translation MKLLNKQEHAIWFLKDNVTEEVLYGGAAGGGKTALGCLWLMEMCQKHPGTRWLMGRSKLKNLKETTLNTFFELAATLNLGRQFTYRAADNLIVWKNGSEILLKDLFHYPSDPNFDSLGSLEITGAFIDECTQVAYHAWQIVKSRIRYKLTENKLIPKMLGSCNPAKNWAYKEFYKPSREGSLPKWRQFVQSLPTDNPHLHPGYLQSLLRLDKNSRERLYYGNWEYDDDPATLISHDAIMDYFNAVHLQPEGQKYLTIDVARKGKDKTVFRVWHGWLCIKRESIAKSGIDTVVAQAKALQKKYGISPANTIADEDGVGGGVVDFLKCKGFVNNSSPLEMKQGNAYIKPNFENLKSQCSIKMAEMIEMRKAGEQCDDDIVMQTTIEEMEQVKLRDIDKDGKQGIIAKDRIKEHLGRSPDEWDSIMMRYWFALKKDYLIRVKYWQL, via the coding sequence ATGAAGTTACTGAATAAGCAGGAACATGCCATCTGGTTTTTAAAAGACAATGTAACGGAAGAAGTACTGTATGGAGGGGCGGCAGGTGGCGGAAAGACAGCCCTGGGTTGCCTCTGGCTTATGGAAATGTGCCAGAAACACCCCGGAACGCGCTGGCTTATGGGCCGCAGTAAGCTGAAGAACCTGAAGGAAACCACGCTCAACACCTTTTTTGAGCTGGCGGCAACGCTGAACCTCGGCAGGCAGTTTACCTATCGTGCGGCCGACAACCTCATTGTGTGGAAGAACGGCAGCGAGATACTGCTGAAAGACCTGTTCCATTATCCTAGTGACCCGAATTTCGACAGCCTTGGCTCGCTGGAAATTACCGGTGCGTTTATAGATGAGTGTACCCAGGTGGCCTACCATGCGTGGCAAATTGTGAAGAGCCGTATTCGCTATAAGTTAACTGAGAACAAGCTTATCCCGAAGATGCTGGGCAGCTGCAACCCCGCCAAAAACTGGGCGTATAAAGAATTCTACAAGCCATCACGGGAGGGTTCGCTGCCCAAATGGAGACAGTTTGTACAGAGCCTGCCGACCGACAATCCGCACCTGCATCCGGGCTATTTGCAATCGTTGCTGCGCCTTGATAAAAACAGCCGTGAGCGTTTGTATTACGGAAATTGGGAGTATGATGATGACCCGGCAACACTGATAAGCCATGACGCGATTATGGACTACTTCAACGCTGTTCACCTGCAGCCGGAGGGCCAAAAGTACCTGACGATTGACGTGGCGCGCAAGGGAAAGGACAAAACGGTATTCCGCGTGTGGCATGGCTGGCTGTGCATAAAGCGTGAGAGCATTGCCAAAAGCGGGATTGACACGGTTGTAGCGCAGGCGAAAGCTTTGCAAAAGAAGTACGGCATCTCCCCTGCTAACACTATCGCCGATGAAGACGGTGTGGGCGGCGGCGTGGTTGACTTCCTGAAGTGTAAGGGGTTTGTGAACAACTCCAGTCCGCTGGAAATGAAACAGGGCAACGCCTACATAAAGCCAAACTTCGAGAACCTGAAAAGCCAGTGCTCGATAAAGATGGCTGAGATGATAGAGATGCGTAAGGCCGGAGAACAATGTGACGACGACATAGTGATGCAGACAACCATTGAAGAAATGGAACAGGTAAAGCTGCGCGACATAGACAAAGACGGCAAGCAGGGCATTATCGCCAAAGACCGGATAAAAGAACACCTGGGCCGCAGCCCCGACGAGTGGGACAGCATCATGATGCGCTATTGGTTTGCCCTAAAGAAAGATTACTTGATAAGGGTAAAGTATTGGCAGCTCTAG